Genomic DNA from Paenibacillus sp. MBLB1832:
CGCTTAATTCTTTCAGCATCACTTGTGAATCTTCACTCAGCTCATTGATCGGCACAAACACAGCATCTCCCCCTTACCAACATGCTATGCTGGGCTCGTCCGTAACTTGCCAAAAAAAAGATCAAGAGCATCACTCTTCACGCCATGCCGAAGATGCTCTTGATCTATCTTATTTGTAAATTAGAATCTTTTTTTCCCAACTAGGAATTTCTTATTCCCTTTTTTCGCCGTTACAGGGACATGCTTATAGCTGCGTACCATCGCATTTTTGCAAAGGGGGCATGTGGGTACAGCTTCCGTCACAAATTCCTTGCGAACCCATGCTTTACACTCTGTTCCTTTACATTTCCAAATCTCGATCTGTTCAACTTCCGGTTTTTGTTCTTCCGTTACAATACTCGTTGTTGTAGACATTTTAATTCAGTGCTCCCTGCTTCGTAGATTAGACTACTTATTATTATACAGATCGGATCGAATATCAAGTCTTTCCCGTGTTCAAAAGTATTTACCAATGGTAGAATAGACAAAGCGATTGCAATTTAGACACAAAATACAAAGGCAGGAATATCGCATGACGAATTTACTACGTGAATGGAAGCTGCAACTCCAAGGCTACAGCCGCAATATTAAGCTTTTCTTCTGGTTCAATTTCGTTTGGAACATGGGCATTAGTATGTTCGGACTCGTATACAACTTATACGTGCGAAGTTTAGGGTATGAACAAACGACAGTAGGCCACATGGTTGGCATGACATCGCTAGCCGCGGCCATCATTCTGATTCCGGCAGGAATAATGAACGATCGTTTCGGACCTAAGCGTGTCATTTCCTTCGGATTAATATTTACGATTGCGGCTTTAATCGCGCGTTCCTTGATTGAAGTCGAACATGGCATGCTCATTGCCGCATTTCTTGGCGGAATGGCACTCGCTGTTGTTTCGGCCACGATCCTGCCATTCATGGCGAATAACTCTTCGCCGCAGCAGCGCGTTCATCTTTTCAGCCTCAATATGGCGCTTGTTATGCTTGCGAATGTGATCGGTATAGCGCTTGGCGGCGTGTTATGCGACTTCTTTCAATATGTGATCGGGTTTGGTGAAATTCACAGCTTGCGATATACCCTTTTACTCGGCATAGCGATTGCAGCACTTGGTGTTATTCCGATGTCCTTATTCGAAAAAAGCGAGCAAGAGGCCGCACCTACAAACCGCAGGGAATCCGTGAATTGGAAGGTAACGTGGCGAGAAAATCGAACGTCCATTCAGGTCATCGCCATCTTCTGCTTGCTCGGCTTGCTTTCGTCTCTAGGCGGGGGTATGATTGTTCCTTATTTAAATGTCTACTTCGAAGATCGCTTTGAAGCTTCCAAATCTGCGATTGGCATCGTCGTCGCTTTGGGACAAGCTGCCACGGGTGTGGCCTTCTTAATCGGCCCTATGATAGCCAAGCGTTTTGGCGAAGTGAAATCTGTTGTCTATTTGCAGTTAAGCTCGATCCCATTTCTGCTCATTACGGCATTATCGGCGAATTTCTATCTATCTTCAGGGGGATATTTATTCCGACAGGCGCTCATGAACGCAGCAAATCCCTTCTATAATTCGATCAAAATGAGTTATGTGCATCGGTCGCTGCGCGGACTTGCTTCTAGCTCGGGAGAAGCCGTGTTCAACCTAGGCTGGTTTCTCGCGGCACCTGTCAGTACAGGCCTTGTTTTCCGATACGGGAGTTATTTCGGCTACGCGTACGCTTTCTGCATCACGGCTGTTGTCTATTCGGTGATTTCGTTCCTATTCTATTTCTTTTTCGGTAAACAGCGGTTCAAAACTCTTGAATAATCCCACATGATAGACTTCTTTTCCCTCGTTGACGCAGGCGATGGAAAAGAAATACAATAGAATTGAGAGCGCATTCACGCTAACTTCTCGCTGCTCCATCGATATTTGATACGGGAGGTAACCGCCTATGCCATTCAAACATATTTTCAATAGACAGAGTGTTGTGCTTACTTGGATGATTTCATATTTCGTCGTTCTGTTACTCCCTGTAGCGATTGGTCTGCTCCTTTATGTTGAATCCAGTCGGACGCTAAAGGACGAAATTCAACAAGCAAACGACTCTTTATTGAAACAAGTGCGTGAAGTCATGGACAATCAGTTCAAAGCGATGGAGCAGCTGAACTTCGAAATCATGTGGAACGTCAACATTCAAGAGCTGCTCTACTCCAATAAATATGAAACCCATCCCAAAGATTACCCCTATGATGCTTATCAAATTGCACGAAGCTTATCCCTGTACAAAAACTCCTATCCTCTCATCGACTCCTTCTACATCTATCTGAACAAAAACCAGTCTGTCATTCTTCCGCAAACCGTTCGTTCGAGCGATTTTGCTTATGAAACGTTACATAAGAGCGCACAATTTTCGAAATCTTCTTGGGAGTCCATCATGACTCGCAGCAATTTCAAAGGCTTCATTCCGATGGACCGCATTGGCGACGATAATAGTCTGCGGAAGACGGTTGCTTATATCAGCACGTATCCCATCGAACATGATCAACCTCTTGCGACGAACGTCATCATGATCGACCAGTCTCGCATTCTCGGTGCGATTCAGAATATGGAAATATTCAATAAAGGCCATGTCGTCATCCTGAATGAACAGAATGAGGTGCTTGCTTCGAATTCATCAACCACAATGCCTGCTGACTTCCCATTTGCGAAATTGATCAATACCGACACGAACTTTTACTTCAAAAGCTCAGATGGCGAGAAGTACGAAGTATTCAACATTCAATCGCCGCGTTCCAAATTGAAATACGTCTCGATCATGTCGAGTCAAGTGTATTGGCAGAAAGCCTCCCACATCCGCAACCTAACTTACCTGAGTATGCTTATCAGTCTGTTAGGCGGCAGTATCCTCACCTATGTGTTCCTGAGACGAAATTACAATCCCGTTCGGCAGTTGGTCCATGCCTTTTCCAAGAAGCATATGCTGCTTTCACGCAAACGCTATAACGAGTTTCATTTTATCCAAGAGGCTGTCGATAGTACGTTAATTGAAATGGCTGATTTTAAAAGCAAAGTGGAACAGCATCGCCATATCGTGCGATCTCATTTCGTCGAGAAGCTGCTGAAAGGCAAGTTGGACGGTACGATCCCGATCGCCGAGGCCTTAACCACCTTCGATATGAAGTTTGATCGGAATGCCTATGCTGTCATGCTGCTTATTATTGATAAAAGCGAAACGTTTTTCGAACGTATCAACTATTCTTCTGATGAAGAGAAGTGGAAGCTGCTGCAATTTATCGTAAGTAATGTCGTCGAAGAACTTGTGTCCCAGCGACACCGCGGCTATGTGGCCGAAATCGACGATACACTAGCCTGTCTAGTCAATCTAACTGTTGAAGACGGTCCAAGCTCGACCGAAGAGCTGCGACGTATCGCCGATGAAGCACAAGCTTTCCTGGCGACTACGTATGATCTCCATCTCACCATTGCGATAAGTAATGTGTACGAGCAGATTACGTTCGTGCCACAGGCTTTCCTTGAAGCGCTGGATGCGATGACATATAAGCTGGTCATGGGCGGACGCGAAATATTGGCCTATACCGATCTTGATGCGAATCGATCCTGTGATAACCCGACAGGGTATTATTATCCGATGGCCATTGAACAGCAATTTCTGAATGCTTTGAAATTTGGCGAGCTTACAGAAGCTCAGCATCTGCTCCACTCGATTATTCAGAGAAATTTTGAAGAGTCTCGCATCTCAATCTCGTTAACCAAATGTTTGCTGCTCGCTTTGGTTGCCACGATTATGAAAAGTCTGAACGATACTGGCGGCATGCAGGAAAGCTTCTTCATTCGCAACCCGAAACAGCTGGACCGCCTCTTGAATAGTAAAACAATGCCTGAAATGGAGGGACAGCTAGGCGAAATGATCGCGCAGATATGCGCGTATACAGGGGCCAAGCGCCAACATACGAACTCGTTAACGAAGCAGAAAGCGTTGCAGCAGCTCGTCGAGCAAGTAAATACGTATATCGAGCAAAATTACACGGATGTGAACCTGAACGTCTCGATGATCGGCTCGCATTTCGACCGAAAGGCAACGTATTTATCTAAACTTTTCAAAGATTATGTTGGGGAAGGTTTGCTCGATCGGATCAATAAGGTACGCATTGAGAAGTCCAAGCTGTTGCTTTCGGCCAAAGAACAGACAGTTGGAGATGCCGCATATGGTGTCGGCTTTAATGATATTAATGCCTACATCCGTGTTTTTAAGAAAGTGGAAGGCATTACGCCTGGCAAATATAAAGAATTACTCGACAAGTAAACGTAAATCAGGGGTGGCTCAAGGGCTGCCCCTTTACGTTTAAACCTCGTAGTTATGGGCTTTCCGAGTCGAAATTGGCTTTTTTGAAGAAGCGATTGGATATTTTGTAGAGCAGGATTGTGAATATCACGATGCGTTTGGAGATTTTGAAGATACCCAAAATGAAAGCGCAGTCATATAGTTAAGGCAGAACACAAGGAACCCTACACACAACCTTCGAAACCGAGTACCCATTCTAATCCAGCATGCTGGACAAACTTTGTAGGAGGTCTTTTATGAAAACAAACAGAAAAAAAATGGTTACGATGCTTGTGGCTACTTCCTTAATGGGAACCGTCGTTGTTGCCTGCTCTTCCAATTCTTCAACTAGCAATACGGCAAGTCCCGCTGCTTCGTCGGGTTCAACGTCGACAACAGCACCTGCTGGGGCTGCAGTTACTTACCCGCTCAAGACCGATAAAACCTTAACCTACTGGGGTGAGCTGCCTGGTAACTTAACTGGTGTGAAAGCTACTCACGCGGATACACCTTTCTTCCAAAACTGGCAAAAAGTCAGCGGTGTCAATATCAAGTTCACAGCACCGCCTACGAACCAAACGACACAAGCGCTTAACGTCCTGCTTGCGACTGGCGATCTGCCCGACATGATTGAATATAACTGGCAGGGTGACTTCCCTGGCGGACCTGAGAAAGCGATTAAAGACGGCTACATTTTGAAATTGAATGATACCATCGATAAATACGCGCCGAATTTGAAGAAATACCTCAAGGAGCACCCTGATGTTGATAAACAAGTAAAAACCGATAACGGAAGCTACTATGTATTTCCTTTCATCCGCGGGGACGATTATTTACGTGTCTTCCAAGGACCGATTGTTCGGAAAGACTGGCTGGATGACCTCGGCTTGCCTGTTCCGCAAACGATCGACGAGTGGTATACAACACTTAAAGCGTTTAAGGAGAAGAAAGGCGCCACTGCCGCATTCTCTGTCGTAAGTGTGCCTAGACCGTTCAACGAATTAGGCAACGGGGCATTTGCCAGTGCCTTCGGGGTGACACGTGATTTCTTCATCGACGATAAAGGTGCGATCAAGTTCGGACCTGCGGAGAAAGGCTACAAAGATTTCCTCGCTACCTTTGCCAAATGGTACTCGGAAGGCTTGATTGATAAAAACTTCGCAACGGCCGACAGCAAAGCGATGGATGCGAACATGGCTTCCGGCGCAACAGGTGTTACCGTAGGTAACGCAGGCGGCGGTATCGGTAAATTCCAACCGCTGATTACAGCGAAAGATCCAAAAGGTGTTCTCATTGGTGCTCCGTACCCTGTCCTGAAAAAAGGGGATATC
This window encodes:
- a CDS encoding MFS transporter is translated as MTNLLREWKLQLQGYSRNIKLFFWFNFVWNMGISMFGLVYNLYVRSLGYEQTTVGHMVGMTSLAAAIILIPAGIMNDRFGPKRVISFGLIFTIAALIARSLIEVEHGMLIAAFLGGMALAVVSATILPFMANNSSPQQRVHLFSLNMALVMLANVIGIALGGVLCDFFQYVIGFGEIHSLRYTLLLGIAIAALGVIPMSLFEKSEQEAAPTNRRESVNWKVTWRENRTSIQVIAIFCLLGLLSSLGGGMIVPYLNVYFEDRFEASKSAIGIVVALGQAATGVAFLIGPMIAKRFGEVKSVVYLQLSSIPFLLITALSANFYLSSGGYLFRQALMNAANPFYNSIKMSYVHRSLRGLASSSGEAVFNLGWFLAAPVSTGLVFRYGSYFGYAYAFCITAVVYSVISFLFYFFFGKQRFKTLE
- a CDS encoding cold-inducible protein YdjO-related protein yields the protein MSTTTSIVTEEQKPEVEQIEIWKCKGTECKAWVRKEFVTEAVPTCPLCKNAMVRSYKHVPVTAKKGNKKFLVGKKRF
- a CDS encoding type 2 periplasmic-binding domain-containing protein — protein: MKTNRKKMVTMLVATSLMGTVVVACSSNSSTSNTASPAASSGSTSTTAPAGAAVTYPLKTDKTLTYWGELPGNLTGVKATHADTPFFQNWQKVSGVNIKFTAPPTNQTTQALNVLLATGDLPDMIEYNWQGDFPGGPEKAIKDGYILKLNDTIDKYAPNLKKYLKEHPDVDKQVKTDNGSYYVFPFIRGDDYLRVFQGPIVRKDWLDDLGLPVPQTIDEWYTTLKAFKEKKGATAAFSVVSVPRPFNELGNGAFASAFGVTRDFFIDDKGAIKFGPAEKGYKDFLATFAKWYSEGLIDKNFATADSKAMDANMASGATGVTVGNAGGGIGKFQPLITAKDPKGVLIGAPYPVLKKGDIAMYGQKDPANAPGGSVAITANSKNIEIAAKLLDYGYSDAGHMFFNFGTEGVSYNMENNYPKYTDLLMKNPDKLAPAQALSLYIRGNYNGPFVQDKRYIEQYLALQTQRDAVSTWAKTDVDKHKLPPITATPEESTELAKIMTDLNTLVDEMTLKIILGTEPVDSFDKYVEKFNSVKLSRAIEIKKASLDRFNKR
- a CDS encoding helix-turn-helix domain-containing protein gives rise to the protein MPFKHIFNRQSVVLTWMISYFVVLLLPVAIGLLLYVESSRTLKDEIQQANDSLLKQVREVMDNQFKAMEQLNFEIMWNVNIQELLYSNKYETHPKDYPYDAYQIARSLSLYKNSYPLIDSFYIYLNKNQSVILPQTVRSSDFAYETLHKSAQFSKSSWESIMTRSNFKGFIPMDRIGDDNSLRKTVAYISTYPIEHDQPLATNVIMIDQSRILGAIQNMEIFNKGHVVILNEQNEVLASNSSTTMPADFPFAKLINTDTNFYFKSSDGEKYEVFNIQSPRSKLKYVSIMSSQVYWQKASHIRNLTYLSMLISLLGGSILTYVFLRRNYNPVRQLVHAFSKKHMLLSRKRYNEFHFIQEAVDSTLIEMADFKSKVEQHRHIVRSHFVEKLLKGKLDGTIPIAEALTTFDMKFDRNAYAVMLLIIDKSETFFERINYSSDEEKWKLLQFIVSNVVEELVSQRHRGYVAEIDDTLACLVNLTVEDGPSSTEELRRIADEAQAFLATTYDLHLTIAISNVYEQITFVPQAFLEALDAMTYKLVMGGREILAYTDLDANRSCDNPTGYYYPMAIEQQFLNALKFGELTEAQHLLHSIIQRNFEESRISISLTKCLLLALVATIMKSLNDTGGMQESFFIRNPKQLDRLLNSKTMPEMEGQLGEMIAQICAYTGAKRQHTNSLTKQKALQQLVEQVNTYIEQNYTDVNLNVSMIGSHFDRKATYLSKLFKDYVGEGLLDRINKVRIEKSKLLLSAKEQTVGDAAYGVGFNDINAYIRVFKKVEGITPGKYKELLDK